The Armatimonadota bacterium genome segment GCCGTGGGGCGTCTGCGTTATGTCATCTGCCCGTCGGCTGCGGCTCTAGACGCGGGGGCGGGTCCCTCGGTCGACCGGGTCAGGCCGACCCCGGCCAGGACCGCGGCCGCCCCCACCACCTGGCGCAGGTGGAGGACCTCGCCCAGGCCCGCCCACGCAGCCACCACGGCCACCACCGGGATCAAGAGCGTGTAGGCTGCGGTGCGGGACGTCCCGAGGGCCTGGACGGACAGATACCAGACCACGTAGCCCGCTCCCACCGCCAGCACGCCCGAGAAGGCCACGGCGCCCCAGGCGCGCCAGGTCAGCCGGGCCCAGGGCAGGACCGCCAGGTCCGGCAGGGCCACCGCCACCAGCGGGACCGTGCCCGCCGCCATGCTCAGCGCGGTCAGCTCCAGCGCCCCCGTCCGCGCCAACAGGGGGCGGCCAGCCACCGTGTAGACCGCCCAGCAGAGGGAGGCCAGCAGGGTCAGCAGGTCCCCGGCCAGCATGCCCCGGCCGGCCTGGGCCGGGTTGCCCCACCCTACCAGCAGGGCCACGCCCGCCAGGGCCAGCACGATGCCCGCCCAGGTCCGCGGGCGCACCGGTTCGATCCGCCCGATAGCGGACAGGGCGGCGACGAACAGAGGAATGGTGGCCAGGATGAGGGCGGAGTGCCCCGCGGTGGTCCGCGCCAGGCCCAGGACGAACGCGAGCTGGTAGCAGGTGTGGCCGACCACCCCCAGGGCCGCCACCTGCAGGGCCACCGGTCCCGACAGGGGCAGGCGGCGGCCTGTGGCCCACGTCCAGGCCAGGACGGTCGCCGTGGCGACGGACAGGCGCAGGGC includes the following:
- a CDS encoding DMT family transporter, with the translated sequence MTGSALRSTWRVEAAMLALVGVWGITFPIVKAAFEEIPPLPFNALRLSVATATVLAWTWATGRRLPLSGPVALQVAALGVVGHTCYQLAFVLGLARTTAGHSALILATIPLFVAALSAIGRIEPVRPRTWAGIVLALAGVALLVGWGNPAQAGRGMLAGDLLTLLASLCWAVYTVAGRPLLARTGALELTALSMAAGTVPLVAVALPDLAVLPWARLTWRAWGAVAFSGVLAVGAGYVVWYLSVQALGTSRTAAYTLLIPVVAVVAAWAGLGEVLHLRQVVGAAAVLAGVGLTRSTEGPAPASRAAADGQMT